The Candidatus Caldatribacterium sp. genome includes the window TTCTGGCAGGCGGACTGAGGGGAGTTCTTCGACGCGTTCCTCTTCCTCGGGAACTTCTGGGGTCTCATAGAACTCTGCCACCACTTCCTGGGGGGCTGTCGCGGCAACAAGAATTCTCCGCCCAAGGGTGTAGAAGAGGAGAGCAAAGAACGCCACAAGACCGTACTTCAGGAAGAGCTCAACAAGGTCCATGAGCTTCTGTGTCTTAAGGGCTTTCGCTTCTTCCTCCCACATGGCTCGGTTGAAAGGCAGAGCCTCCACGATGAGCGTATCGCCCCGGGCAAAGTCAATGCCTGCTGCAGCCTGGACAACGGAGCGCACCTTCTCAACCGCCTCCTGAGGCAGAGCACTGTCCACAAGAACAGCTACCGAAAGGCGCTCAATCCTCCCGGGGGAAGAGCTGAAACGCTCAAGAATCCTGTTCACCTCGTAATTGACCGTCGATTCCCTTCGGGCATAGGTGTTCTGCCTACCTCCCTCTTCCTGTTCCCCGTAGATGGGGATATTTGAGGCCACTCCTGCTGTGCCTCCAGGAGGCGTTGCCGACCCCTGGTACCGCTCCTCGGTCTCCTTGGTGCTTCGAACAATGCCCTCGCCCTCGAGCACTGGCTCGAAAACTTCTTTCTCTCCCTCCCGGCGCTCAAAGTTCAAATCGGCACTCACCCGGACTACCGCCTGACGAGTCCCCAAAACACT containing:
- the fliF gene encoding flagellar M-ring protein FliF, with the protein product EEKQPTASVDLRLRPGATLKESQIEAIAHLVANSVEGLDPKRVAIIDDRGNILASGTEEGTTLLGLANLTATQLDVKREVEEVLTRRIQTMLESVLGTRQAVVRVSADLNFERREGEKEVFEPVLEGEGIVRSTKETEERYQGSATPPGGTAGVASNIPIYGEQEEGGRQNTYARRESTVNYEVNRILERFSSSPGRIERLSVAVLVDSALPQEAVEKVRSVVQAAAGIDFARGDTLIVEALPFNRAMWEEEAKALKTQKLMDLVELFLKYGLVAFFALLFYTLGRRILVAATAPQEVVAEFYETPEVPEEEERVEELPSVRLPELTPEERMRLELQKKMEEEIQHLAQTNPDDVAKLIRNWLSEE